The Amblyomma americanum isolate KBUSLIRL-KWMA chromosome 6, ASM5285725v1, whole genome shotgun sequence genome has a window encoding:
- the LOC144094125 gene encoding uncharacterized protein LOC144094125, which yields MYRTPPTSRDPSPDRKENTNVVPDNRASRRLQQLPPEHGYLPGKTKKIVAEATPMAAPASPIMLQQPREPPKFRGSTFEDPESWLETYERVATFNSWASDDKLRHVYFALEDAARTWFENREATLTTWDLFRNSFLQTFTSVLRKERAQALLETRAQLPNDTIAIFTEEMGRLFRHADPEMSEEKKVRLLMSGVKGELFGAMTRSPPPTVEEFLREATSIEKTLEMRNRNSTAARTRQTTPELSVATDDLRETIRAVVREELQSIFPSSQPQVAEVAEIVKEEVQRSLGVPEVQPQSSQPQPEAMIYAAVAHRQVPLHDRARTL from the coding sequence atgtaccggacgcccccgacaagccgtgatccaagcccggaccgcaaagagaacaccaacgtagtcccggacaatcgagcaagccgccgtcttcaacagcTGCCCCCGGAGCACGGATATCTACCTGGGAAGACCAAGAAGATTGTGGCCGAGGCAACCCCAATGGCAGCCCCAGCGTCCCCCATCATGCTGCAGCAGCCCAGGGAACCACCGAAGTTCCGCGGTTCCACATTTGAGGACCCGGAAAGCTGGCTGGAAACGTATGAGAGGGTCGCTACGTTTAACAGCTGGGCAAGCGACGACAAGCTGCGACATGTCTATTTCGCATTGGAGGACGCCGCCAGGACGTGGTTCGAGAATCGAGAagccaccttgacgacgtgggacctgttccgaaacagcttcctgcaaacatttacaagcgtccTGCGTAAAGAGCGAGCCCAAGCTCTACTGGAGACCagagcgcagctgccgaatgaCACGATCGCAATCTTCACTGAGGAAATGGGCCGTCTGTTCCGCCACGCCGACCCGgaaatgtccgaagagaagaaagtcCGCCTACTGATGAGTGGTGTAAAGGGGGAACTTTTCGGCGCAATGACACGAAGCCCACCGCCAACCGTAGAAGAGTTCCTTCGCGAGGCTACCAGCATTGAGAAGACACTCGAAATGCGGAACCGCAATTCAACCGCCGCAAGAACTCGACAAACTACGCCGGAGTTGTCAGTGGCCACCGACGACCTGCGCGAGACCATCAGGGCAGTCGTACGAGAGGAGCTTCAAAGTATCTTCCCTTCATCGCAACCTCAAGTGGCTGAAGTcgccgaaattgtcaaagaagAAGTCCAGCGATCGCTTGGAGTTCCCGAGGTACAACCACAATCATCGCAGCCCCAGCCAGAAGCGATGAtctacgccgccgtcgcccacCGTCAAGTTCCCCTCCACGACCGCGCCAGGACCCTGTAA